The following proteins come from a genomic window of Lolium rigidum isolate FL_2022 chromosome 5, APGP_CSIRO_Lrig_0.1, whole genome shotgun sequence:
- the LOC124651827 gene encoding stress-response A/B barrel domain-containing protein At5g22580-like, with amino-acid sequence MGEFKHLCAARFKEGVVVDDIIQELTKLAAELDTVKFFGWGKNVLDQEALTRGFTHVFVLTFATAEDLAACLGHRKHCAFGATFMAALDDVVVMDFPLVFVKPAPPA; translated from the exons ATGGGCGAGTTCAAGCACCTGTGCGCGGCCAGGTTCAAGGAGGGCGTCGTAGTGGACGATATCATTCAGGAGCTCACCAAGCTCGCCGCCGAGCTCGACACCGTCAAATTCTTCGGCTG GGGAAAGAACGTGCTGGACCAGGAGGCGCTCACGCGGGGCTTCACCCACGTCTTCGTGCTGACCTTCGCCACCGCCGAGGACCTGGCGGCGTGCTTGGGCCACAGGAAGCACTGCGCTTTCGGGGCTACGTTCATGGCCGCGCTCGACGATGTCGTCGTCATGGACTTCCCCCTGGTCTTCGTCAAGCCGGCGCCTCCTGCCTGA
- the LOC124658343 gene encoding stress-response A/B barrel domain-containing protein At5g22580-like: MEFKHLCLVRFKDGVVVDDIIQELSKLAAELDMIKFFGWGKDVLNQDALTQGFTHVFSLCFDSAEDLAAYMGHEKHGAFAATFMAALDKVIVMDFPFVVAKPAPQPEA, encoded by the exons ATGGAGTTCAAGCACCTGTGCCTGGTGAGGTTCaaggacggcgtggtggtggatgaCATCATTCAGGAGCTCAGCAAGCTCGCCGCAGAGCTGGACATGATCAAGTTCTTCGGGTG GGGAAAAGACGTTCTGAACCAGGACGCGCTGACACAGGGCTTCACCCACGTCTTCTCCTTGTGCTTCGACAGCGCCGAGGACCTGGCGGCGTACATGGGCCACGAGAAGCACGGCGCGTTCGCCGCCACATTCATGGCCGCGCTCGACAAGGTCATCGTCATGGACTTTCCCTTCGTCGTTGCCAAGCCGGCGCCACAGCCCGAGGCTTGA
- the LOC124653832 gene encoding RING-H2 finger protein ATL67-like: MASGVSTSMVLTLLGFCVSVLFIVFVCTRLVCALVRRRRRRRRASPMPAGFPPLAANYFFAVQVDRLGAAGPAAGGLDPAAVAAFPTRAFSAACGSPTSSNASDAAPQCVVCLAEYEDKDVLLTLPYCGHNFHMACIDAWLKQHSTCPVCRISLSDYPDSKHTVPPLPSAVMIPPYSPEASISDPCHCLFVGTGHSPRPSEVLRNEPDQANQTVPGPSLDGPNNLTLSEVTTPGEITTKQ, translated from the exons ATGGCCTCGGGGGTGTCGACCAGCATGGTGCTCACGCTGCTCGGCTTCTGCGTCAGCGTCCTCTTCATCGTCTTCGTCTGCACCAGGCTCGTCTGCGCgctcgtgcgccgccgccgccgccgccgccgcgcctcgcccATGCCCGCCGGCTTCCCGCCCCTCGCCGCCAACTACTTCTTCGCCGTCCAGGTCGACCGCCTCGGGGCGGCCGGGCCCGCCGCGGGGGGGCTcgaccccgccgccgtcgccgccttcccCACCCGCGCCTTCTCCGCCGCATGCGGCTCCCCCACCTCCTCCAACGCCTCCGACGCCGCCCCACA GTGTGTCGTCTGCCTTGCAGAATATGAAGATAAAGATGTGCTCCTCACACTCCCTTACTGTGGCCACAATTTTCATATGGCATGCATAGATGCTTGGCTAAAGCAGCACTCAACATGCCCAGTCTGCAGAATTTCACTGTCTGACTATCCTGATAGCAAGCACACGGTGCCCCCTTTACCAAGTGCAGTGATGATACCTCCTTATTCGCCTGAAGCATCAATAAGTGATCCATGCCACTGCCTGTTTGTCGGCACGGGGCATTCGCCAAGGCCATCAGAGGTTCTTCGAAACGAACCCGACCAGGCGAATCAGACAGTGCCTGGTCCATCCCTGGACGGGCCAAACAACTTGACACTGTCTGAGGTTACCACTCCTGGGGAAATAACAACCAAACAGTAA